In one window of Nocardiopsis aegyptia DNA:
- a CDS encoding helix-turn-helix domain-containing protein, which translates to MRRARAVHTAAHLTVHAVTCTDEHADWSEPEVSDTVGIVLVRRGRFRLRGPGGEVALDRTVGYVEVPGRAYGFAHPAGGDECTAVTVGEELWREAADGRPVSPVFAADGRLDTAHRLLLRADDGFGATEGVLWLLRRALRSERLPVTAGPGRRTLAEAAREAILADHPASHDLVGLARELGVGPAHLSRTFRHHTGVTVSAFRTRVRVARALDRLEEGADRLADVAADLGFADQAHLTRAVRAQTGCTPAALRALLSRAPRPVAGPGRAVPGRIAHTARWG; encoded by the coding sequence ATGCGTCGCGCACGAGCCGTGCACACGGCCGCCCATCTCACGGTGCACGCCGTCACCTGCACCGACGAGCACGCCGACTGGTCGGAGCCCGAGGTCTCGGACACGGTGGGGATCGTCCTGGTGCGCCGGGGCCGGTTCCGGCTGCGCGGCCCCGGCGGTGAGGTCGCGCTGGACCGGACGGTCGGCTACGTGGAGGTGCCCGGCCGCGCCTACGGCTTCGCCCATCCGGCCGGCGGCGACGAGTGCACCGCGGTCACCGTGGGGGAGGAGCTGTGGCGGGAGGCCGCCGACGGCCGCCCCGTCTCTCCGGTGTTCGCGGCGGACGGGCGACTGGACACGGCGCACCGACTGCTGCTGCGCGCCGACGACGGGTTCGGCGCCACCGAGGGGGTGCTGTGGCTGCTGCGCCGCGCCCTGCGGAGCGAGCGGCTGCCGGTGACGGCCGGGCCCGGGCGCCGGACCCTGGCCGAGGCGGCCCGCGAGGCGATCCTGGCCGACCACCCCGCCTCCCACGACCTCGTGGGGCTGGCCCGCGAGCTCGGCGTGGGCCCCGCCCACCTCAGCCGGACCTTCCGGCACCACACCGGCGTGACCGTCAGCGCGTTCCGCACCCGCGTACGGGTGGCCCGTGCGCTCGACCGGCTGGAGGAGGGGGCCGACCGGCTGGCCGACGTCGCCGCCGACCTGGGATTCGCCGACCAGGCCCACCTGACCCGGGCGGTGCGCGCCCAGACCGGCTGTACCCCCGCGGCCCTGCGCGCCCTGCTGTCCCGCGCGCCCCGGCCGGTGGCCGGTCCCGGTCGCGCGGTTCCTGGGAGAATCGCCCATACGGCAAGATGGGGGTAG
- a CDS encoding HAD family hydrolase codes for MDSTRRGVISDWGGVLTPPLIDGIRAWLCADRIDIDHYQEVMRPYFDGSLNGSNPVHALERGEIPVPQFERDLARLLRSTHGGPVVAEGLIHRMFANFEPVHGMYELLRRSRRDGAATALLSNSWGNGYPHEHFETTFDTVVISGEVGMRKPEERIYLHTCERLGLAPEDCVFIDDLEHNVRTAEALGMTGILHTDTASTQRALERFLTSAVAHS; via the coding sequence ATGGACAGCACCCGCCGAGGGGTCATCTCCGACTGGGGCGGCGTCCTCACGCCGCCGCTGATCGACGGAATCCGGGCCTGGCTGTGCGCCGACCGGATCGACATCGACCACTACCAGGAGGTGATGCGGCCCTACTTCGACGGCAGCCTCAACGGCAGCAACCCGGTCCACGCGCTGGAGAGGGGCGAGATCCCCGTCCCACAGTTCGAGCGCGACCTGGCGCGCCTGCTGCGGTCCACCCACGGCGGACCGGTCGTGGCCGAGGGGCTCATCCACCGGATGTTCGCCAACTTCGAGCCCGTGCACGGCATGTACGAACTCCTGCGCAGGTCCAGGCGCGACGGCGCCGCCACCGCGCTGCTGTCCAACTCCTGGGGCAACGGCTACCCGCACGAGCACTTCGAGACGACCTTCGACACCGTGGTGATCTCCGGCGAGGTGGGCATGCGCAAGCCCGAGGAGCGCATCTACCTGCACACCTGCGAACGCCTCGGCCTGGCGCCCGAGGACTGCGTGTTCATCGACGACCTGGAGCACAACGTCCGCACCGCCGAGGCACTCGGGATGACGGGCATCCTGCACACCGACACCGCGTCCACGCAGCGGGCGCTGGAGCGCTTCCTGACGTCGGCGGTGGCACACTCGTAG
- a CDS encoding thioredoxin family protein, with the protein MTMTGSAELHRTTDDTFTEDVLRSDVPVLVEFTSDSCPPCRQLEPVLRSLADDLRGRMRIVQVDVPTSPNTTRDHNVMATPTMLLFQGGEPVRQLVGAQPKRRLMREVEPFVRAEGPEPGAGAGASAQPRP; encoded by the coding sequence ATGACCATGACCGGATCCGCCGAGCTGCACCGGACGACGGACGACACCTTCACCGAGGACGTCCTGCGTTCGGACGTGCCGGTGCTCGTGGAGTTCACCTCCGACAGCTGCCCTCCGTGCCGCCAGTTGGAGCCGGTGCTGCGGTCCCTGGCCGACGACCTGCGCGGCCGGATGAGGATCGTGCAGGTCGACGTGCCGACCAGCCCGAACACCACACGCGACCACAACGTGATGGCCACGCCCACCATGCTCCTCTTCCAGGGGGGCGAGCCGGTGCGGCAGCTGGTCGGCGCCCAGCCCAAGCGCCGGCTGATGCGCGAGGTCGAGCCGTTCGTCCGAGCGGAGGGTCCGGAGCCGGGCGCGGGGGCCGGCGCGTCCGCGCAACCGCGGCCCTAG
- a CDS encoding MerR family transcriptional regulator, whose translation MRIGELARRAGVSTRTLRYYESRGLLPTRRGTNGYRVYDDGDLRLVEQIRTLQDVGFGLEETRPFVECLRAGHPTGDSCPASLDVYRGKLAELDTLIDELRAVRHQVSAQLARAELDLPDPPDPLCQTKGRP comes from the coding sequence ATGCGCATCGGCGAACTCGCCCGGCGGGCCGGGGTCAGCACGCGGACTCTGCGGTACTACGAGTCCCGCGGTCTGCTCCCGACCCGTCGGGGGACCAACGGCTACCGGGTCTACGACGACGGGGACCTGCGTCTGGTGGAGCAGATCCGCACACTGCAGGACGTCGGGTTCGGGCTGGAGGAGACGCGCCCGTTCGTGGAGTGCCTGCGGGCCGGGCACCCGACCGGGGACTCCTGCCCCGCGTCGCTGGACGTCTACCGCGGCAAGCTCGCGGAGCTCGACACGCTCATCGACGAGCTCCGGGCCGTGCGCCACCAGGTGAGCGCGCAGCTGGCGCGGGCCGAGCTGGACCTGCCCGACCCGCCCGACCCGCTGTGCCAGACGAAGGGACGACCATGA
- a CDS encoding MerR family transcriptional regulator gives MAPDEAGYKVGELARASGLTVRALRYYDRIGLLRPSRRTGGGHRVYDAADVRRLYRIRLLRGVGLSLEQIGHALDDPGWDLAAAVRHHLASLDRRMTAAHRLRDRLAAMAATLDREDVPSPVEFFEAMEEMVVLDSTVRRRISILVYDDIEAVHDHLVRVFGLGAGPLTRDGQGRCVHGEVDAGDGVIWLHREAPEFGLASPRSLGAASATTAVMVESVDEHYRRAVAEGARIVYEPVDQPYGYREYSARDPEGALWSFMAPLD, from the coding sequence ATGGCACCTGACGAGGCTGGATACAAGGTCGGCGAGCTGGCGCGGGCGTCCGGGCTGACCGTCCGGGCCCTGCGCTACTACGACCGGATCGGGCTGCTGAGGCCTTCGCGGAGGACCGGTGGCGGCCACCGCGTGTACGACGCCGCCGACGTGCGGCGGCTGTACCGGATCCGGCTGCTGCGCGGAGTGGGCCTGTCCCTGGAGCAGATCGGCCACGCGCTGGACGACCCCGGATGGGACCTGGCCGCCGCCGTGCGCCACCACCTGGCCTCGTTGGACCGGCGGATGACCGCCGCGCACCGCCTGCGCGACCGGCTCGCCGCCATGGCGGCCACCCTGGACCGCGAGGACGTCCCGTCCCCGGTCGAGTTCTTCGAGGCGATGGAGGAGATGGTCGTGTTGGACAGCACAGTGCGGCGCCGGATCTCGATCCTGGTGTACGACGACATCGAGGCGGTCCACGACCACCTGGTCCGGGTGTTCGGGCTGGGCGCCGGTCCGCTCACCCGGGACGGCCAGGGCAGGTGCGTGCACGGGGAGGTCGACGCGGGCGACGGCGTGATCTGGCTCCACCGGGAGGCGCCGGAGTTCGGCCTGGCCTCGCCGAGGAGCCTGGGCGCGGCCAGCGCGACCACCGCGGTGATGGTGGAGTCCGTGGACGAGCACTACCGGCGCGCGGTCGCCGAGGGCGCACGGATCGTCTACGAGCCCGTGGACCAGCCCTACGGCTACCGCGAGTACTCCGCCCGCGATCCGGAGGGGGCGCTCTGGTCGTTCATGGCTCCCCTGGACTGA
- a CDS encoding DUF6912 family protein, giving the protein MYVFLPSTIPGLAGVLDTGRADGTTAFAADPGPDGDAEEAEYEAMYAAADASLDLLAADPDAPRRRVVLAAVMPDHVVERRGGAGPHVVRVSVTEPVPYKKLASAHVDDEAAADDIAAGAAEDHELLWFAVQELRHLVGDA; this is encoded by the coding sequence ATGTACGTCTTCCTGCCCAGCACCATCCCCGGCCTCGCCGGCGTCCTCGACACCGGGAGGGCCGACGGCACCACCGCCTTCGCCGCCGATCCCGGACCCGACGGGGACGCCGAGGAGGCCGAGTACGAGGCCATGTACGCCGCGGCCGATGCGTCCCTGGACCTCCTGGCCGCCGACCCCGACGCGCCCCGGCGCCGCGTCGTCCTGGCGGCGGTCATGCCCGACCACGTCGTCGAGCGCCGGGGCGGTGCCGGACCGCACGTGGTCCGGGTCTCGGTGACCGAGCCCGTCCCCTACAAGAAGCTGGCGTCCGCGCACGTGGACGACGAGGCGGCGGCCGACGACATCGCCGCCGGCGCCGCGGAGGACCACGAACTGCTGTGGTTCGCCGTCCAGGAGCTGCGCCACCTCGTCGGCGACGCCTAG
- a CDS encoding HAD family hydrolase, with amino-acid sequence MGVAPSPNVEESAISRLVLWNIDLTLLDVGRVMRAAYAEAFEKVTGDPLVYLTSAEGRTDSEMFFEFCARNDVDVEPDGDVLAEFMSLLEEAFARRTDELLAQGRVMSGAAASLAAVAGMPETVQTVVSGSTRANAVAKLVAFGLDAHLDLAIGGYGSVNYPKSSLIQSIRLHAGGDGGRPYTEQETVFVTSAVSDVRAARIGGAVPLAVRTGSATEAQLRDAGAVAVLPDLGDPQAVMTAVHQATAR; translated from the coding sequence ATGGGGGTAGCCCCGTCCCCTAACGTCGAGGAGTCAGCCATCAGCCGCCTGGTGCTCTGGAACATCGACCTCACCCTCCTCGACGTCGGACGGGTGATGAGGGCCGCCTACGCCGAGGCCTTCGAGAAGGTCACGGGCGATCCGCTGGTCTACCTGACCTCCGCCGAGGGGCGCACCGACTCGGAGATGTTCTTCGAGTTCTGCGCGCGCAACGACGTCGACGTGGAACCCGACGGCGACGTCCTCGCGGAGTTCATGTCCCTGCTGGAGGAGGCGTTCGCCCGCCGCACCGACGAACTCCTCGCCCAGGGGCGGGTGATGTCCGGTGCCGCGGCCTCGCTGGCGGCCGTCGCCGGGATGCCCGAGACCGTCCAGACGGTGGTGAGCGGCAGCACCCGCGCCAACGCCGTGGCCAAGCTCGTGGCCTTCGGCCTGGACGCCCACCTGGACCTGGCGATCGGCGGGTACGGTTCGGTGAACTACCCCAAGTCGTCCCTCATCCAGTCCATCCGCCTGCACGCCGGCGGCGACGGCGGGCGGCCCTACACAGAGCAGGAGACGGTGTTCGTGACCAGCGCCGTCTCCGACGTCCGCGCCGCACGGATCGGCGGCGCGGTCCCGCTCGCCGTCCGTACGGGCTCGGCCACCGAGGCCCAGCTCCGTGACGCCGGCGCGGTGGCGGTCCTGCCCGACCTGGGCGATCCCCAGGCGGTCATGACGGCCGTGCACCAGGCGACGGCCCGATAG
- a CDS encoding glycoside hydrolase family 3 protein, protein MRPLPLRALATACAALTLLASACTTEEVDPSPPEDEPSPTVEAFEPVLAPELLAQMELDDKIGQLLVLTAQGTTAAENAAQIETYRPGGLIYFDANLTGAGQIAEMSVGVQDLAADQGQGVPLFVGVDQEQGMVARLPVGTRFPDAMAVGASHDTAMAELLAGTTAAELSALGINLDYAPVADVNTDPNNPVIGIRSFGSDPDLVAEMAVAEAGAFAEGGVVSVVKHFPGHGDTDVDSHTGLPVIDLPRDQWEQEHLPPFRAAVEADVDAIMTAHVLMPGLDSSEDPDPATLSPSIIDGILREELGYDGVVTTDALNMEGVRQRHDDGEVAVRAVEAGVDQLLMPPDPAAAVAALRAAVEEGRITEERIDASVLRVLTLKEKRGILEAEPVDPAAAADALGHEEAARTVADASVTMLRNEDGLLPLADTPVRVEGAGADTIAAALTEAGVTVDATAPTLVVGTDGATQEQRALVESAQGPVIVVAQGGPYDLAAFPDVHAFLAVYSSVEVSRNAAARVIAGEVDPTGTLPVDIPDVATAGDGLSF, encoded by the coding sequence ATGAGACCGCTCCCACTGCGAGCCCTCGCCACGGCCTGTGCGGCCCTCACCCTGCTCGCCAGTGCGTGCACAACCGAGGAGGTGGACCCCTCGCCGCCGGAGGACGAACCATCCCCGACCGTCGAGGCCTTCGAACCCGTGCTCGCGCCCGAGCTGCTCGCGCAGATGGAGCTGGACGACAAGATCGGCCAGCTCCTGGTGCTGACGGCGCAGGGGACCACGGCCGCGGAGAACGCGGCCCAGATCGAGACCTACCGGCCCGGGGGCCTCATCTACTTCGACGCCAACCTGACCGGCGCCGGGCAGATCGCGGAGATGTCCGTCGGCGTCCAGGACCTGGCGGCCGACCAGGGGCAGGGCGTCCCGCTGTTCGTCGGCGTCGACCAGGAGCAGGGCATGGTGGCGCGGCTGCCCGTGGGCACCCGCTTCCCGGACGCGATGGCGGTCGGGGCGAGCCACGACACGGCGATGGCCGAACTCCTGGCCGGGACCACCGCGGCGGAATTGTCCGCGCTCGGGATCAACCTGGACTACGCGCCGGTCGCCGACGTCAACACCGACCCGAACAACCCGGTGATCGGGATCCGCTCGTTCGGCTCCGACCCGGACCTGGTGGCGGAGATGGCCGTGGCCGAGGCCGGGGCCTTCGCCGAGGGCGGTGTCGTCTCCGTCGTCAAGCACTTCCCGGGCCACGGTGACACCGACGTGGACAGCCACACCGGCCTGCCCGTCATCGACCTGCCGCGCGACCAGTGGGAGCAGGAGCACCTGCCGCCGTTCCGTGCCGCCGTCGAGGCCGACGTCGACGCGATCATGACCGCGCACGTGCTCATGCCGGGCCTGGACAGCAGTGAGGACCCCGACCCGGCCACCCTGTCGCCGTCGATCATCGACGGCATCCTGCGCGAGGAGCTGGGCTACGACGGCGTCGTCACCACCGACGCCCTCAACATGGAGGGCGTGCGCCAGCGCCACGACGACGGCGAGGTCGCCGTCAGGGCCGTCGAGGCGGGGGTGGACCAGTTGCTGATGCCACCGGACCCGGCCGCCGCCGTGGCCGCCCTGCGCGCCGCCGTGGAGGAGGGCCGGATCACCGAGGAGCGCATCGACGCGTCGGTGCTGCGGGTGCTCACCCTCAAGGAGAAGCGCGGGATCCTGGAGGCCGAGCCGGTGGATCCGGCCGCCGCGGCCGACGCCCTGGGACACGAGGAGGCGGCCCGGACCGTCGCCGACGCCTCCGTGACCATGCTGCGCAACGAGGACGGACTGCTGCCGCTGGCGGACACGCCGGTGCGGGTCGAGGGCGCGGGCGCGGACACGATCGCCGCCGCGCTCACCGAGGCCGGTGTCACGGTCGACGCCACCGCCCCGACACTGGTCGTGGGCACCGACGGGGCCACCCAGGAGCAGCGCGCCCTGGTGGAGTCCGCCCAGGGGCCCGTCATCGTCGTCGCCCAGGGCGGCCCCTACGACCTGGCGGCCTTCCCCGACGTCCACGCCTTCCTGGCCGTGTACTCGTCGGTGGAGGTGTCGAGGAACGCCGCCGCCCGGGTGATCGCCGGCGAGGTCGATCCCACCGGAACGCTCCCCGTGGACATCCCGGACGTCGCGACCGCGGGCGACGGCCTCTCCTTCTGA
- a CDS encoding MFS transporter, translating to MTPSTPRPRALSGGGLAVLLVGQAMASMDASITAVAVPTIRADLGAGDAAVQLVVAGYVLTMGVLVVTCARLGDLVGHRRAFLAGLAGFTAASLLCGLAPNAGALVAGRILQACGGALMVPQVMSLIQLGRAGRSRERAFGLYSTVLALGVALGQVAGGLVVSADLAGLGWRPAFLVNVPVGLVLLCLGPRLLPAGTRAADRRLDLPGAVVLAAGMGAVLVALVFGREYSWGPWAWGCAGAGVAVLAFFVRHERRTERPLLDLDVLRPPGVKPGLAACFTVMGCYSAFLFTLTLHLQDGLGWSPLAAGTAFVPYAAGFAALSLCWARLPERARRALPVLGPPAFAVALVALLPLTHDGRPPAASAVLAVAGCGHAAGYGPLIARVAALAGSRHASAVSALNTTGSMLATTLGVAALGGVFLAAGDTRTGLTAASVPTAGLLLVATGCAAASVSAARRRDRGSRLSGTGS from the coding sequence ATGACTCCCAGCACCCCGCGTCCCCGTGCCCTGTCCGGCGGCGGCCTGGCGGTCCTGCTCGTCGGGCAGGCCATGGCCTCGATGGACGCCTCCATCACCGCCGTGGCGGTTCCCACGATCCGGGCCGACCTCGGCGCCGGCGACGCCGCCGTCCAGCTCGTCGTCGCCGGCTACGTCCTCACCATGGGCGTGCTGGTGGTGACGTGCGCCCGGCTCGGCGACCTGGTCGGCCACCGGCGGGCGTTCCTGGCCGGGCTCGCGGGCTTCACCGCGGCCTCCCTGCTGTGCGGCCTCGCACCGAACGCGGGCGCCCTGGTGGCGGGGCGGATCCTGCAGGCCTGCGGCGGGGCGCTCATGGTCCCCCAGGTCATGTCGCTGATCCAGCTGGGCCGTGCCGGGCGCTCCCGCGAACGGGCGTTCGGCCTGTACTCGACGGTGCTCGCCCTGGGGGTCGCGCTGGGCCAGGTGGCGGGCGGGCTGGTCGTGTCGGCCGACCTCGCCGGACTGGGGTGGCGCCCCGCCTTCCTGGTCAACGTGCCCGTGGGCCTGGTCCTGCTCTGCCTGGGCCCGCGGCTGCTGCCCGCCGGCACGCGCGCCGCGGACCGCCGCCTCGACCTGCCCGGGGCCGTGGTCCTGGCCGCGGGCATGGGTGCGGTGCTGGTGGCACTGGTGTTCGGTCGGGAGTACTCCTGGGGCCCGTGGGCCTGGGGGTGTGCGGGTGCGGGCGTGGCGGTCCTGGCGTTCTTCGTCCGGCACGAGCGCCGCACCGAGCGTCCGCTGCTCGACCTCGACGTCCTGCGGCCGCCGGGGGTGAAGCCGGGACTGGCGGCGTGCTTCACCGTCATGGGCTGCTACTCGGCGTTCCTGTTCACCCTCACGCTGCACCTGCAGGACGGGCTCGGCTGGTCGCCCCTGGCCGCCGGGACCGCGTTCGTCCCCTACGCGGCGGGTTTCGCCGCGCTCAGCCTGTGTTGGGCGCGGCTGCCCGAGCGGGCGCGGCGCGCGCTGCCCGTGCTGGGGCCGCCGGCCTTCGCGGTCGCGCTCGTGGCCCTGCTGCCGCTCACCCACGACGGCCGGCCCCCGGCCGCGTCGGCGGTGCTGGCCGTCGCCGGGTGCGGGCACGCCGCGGGCTACGGCCCCCTGATCGCGCGGGTCGCCGCGCTGGCGGGCTCCCGGCACGCCTCGGCGGTGTCCGCGCTGAACACGACGGGGTCCATGCTCGCCACCACGCTCGGCGTGGCCGCACTCGGCGGTGTGTTCCTCGCGGCCGGCGACACGCGGACGGGGCTCACGGCGGCGTCGGTGCCGACCGCCGGGCTGCTGCTGGTGGCCACCGGGTGCGCCGCGGCCTCCGTGTCGGCCGCGCGCCGCCGCGACCGGGGGTCGAGACTCAGCGGAACCGGGTCTTGA
- a CDS encoding PTS sugar transporter subunit IIA, with product MSDVTDALDVLAPVAGTALSLSTVPDPVFSEGMVGPGVAVHPEPGQEGGQEGTQSAVAPITGDLVKLHPHAFVVMAPDQRRGVLVHLGIDTVELAGEGFTLLAEEGARIEAGTPVIRWSPGLVAAQGKPSVVPVVALDAAEGAVRDLADGVVRTGESLFTWH from the coding sequence ATGTCAGACGTTACGGACGCGCTCGACGTCCTCGCCCCCGTCGCCGGGACCGCGCTCTCCCTCTCGACCGTGCCCGATCCCGTGTTCTCGGAGGGGATGGTCGGCCCCGGCGTCGCCGTCCACCCCGAGCCGGGGCAGGAGGGCGGCCAGGAGGGTACGCAGTCGGCGGTCGCCCCCATCACCGGCGACCTGGTCAAGCTCCACCCCCACGCGTTCGTGGTGATGGCTCCCGACCAGCGCCGCGGTGTGCTGGTGCACCTGGGTATCGACACCGTGGAACTCGCGGGGGAGGGGTTCACCCTCCTGGCCGAGGAGGGCGCCAGGATCGAGGCCGGCACCCCGGTGATCCGCTGGTCGCCGGGCCTGGTCGCGGCCCAGGGCAAGCCGTCGGTCGTGCCGGTGGTCGCCCTGGACGCCGCCGAGGGGGCCGTGCGCGACCTCGCGGACGGCGTCGTCCGCACGGGCGAGTCCCTCTTCACCTGGCACTAG